From Blastocatellia bacterium, the proteins below share one genomic window:
- a CDS encoding DinB family protein, whose product MEPWLMPDEASLPSRHGDLIKGLEQARYLLEMAVRDVPEEAVWWEPAPTVPSIGARLQHLLGASRRLGIYAFEADYDPDALAQIAERDWLPTHRSKTDLLEDVRRVFEEIGHRIRHLDESALDELRPVGRRRLPVRRSVILHHLVEHAAHHVGQITLLARLWEARRHSASGSA is encoded by the coding sequence ATGGAACCGTGGTTGATGCCGGACGAAGCGTCTCTGCCTTCGCGTCATGGGGATCTCATCAAGGGACTCGAGCAGGCGCGGTATCTTCTGGAGATGGCTGTGCGCGATGTGCCCGAGGAAGCCGTGTGGTGGGAGCCGGCTCCGACGGTGCCTTCGATCGGAGCGCGGCTGCAACACCTTCTCGGTGCGTCGCGGCGATTGGGGATTTATGCCTTCGAGGCGGATTATGATCCTGACGCGCTCGCGCAGATAGCGGAACGGGATTGGCTCCCGACGCATCGATCGAAGACCGATCTGCTGGAAGACGTGCGTCGCGTCTTCGAGGAGATCGGCCATAGGATTCGCCATCTGGATGAGTCTGCGCTCGATGAGCTGCGACCTGTGGGGCGTCGGCGGCTTCCGGTTCGGCGGTCGGTCATCCTACATCATCTCGTCGAACATGCGGCGCACCACGTGGGTCAGATCACCCTTTTAGCTCGTCTGTGGGAAGCGCGACGTCATTCCGCTTCGGGATCGGCATAG